The DNA window GCCTCCCAAGAGGTGCTCCTCATGCTTTCCGGGGTCATCATCAAACACTCCTTCACCCAATACTTCGAGGGGGAGCCGCAGGCCGCTGCGGACCGCGGCGCGGCTGTGGAGGACTTTCTGGAGGGGTCCATCGCACAATTCCGCACCGCCATCCTGGCCAGCGGTTCCTTCGGAGAGGAACAGGCCAGATGAGTGCCGAGACCCAACCCGTCACGGGTTCGACGCCGATGGTTTCCCCGGAGGGGGAGCCGGACGGTCGGCGCCTGAAGCTCATCTTCTCCGCATTGGTCATGGCCATGCTCATGGCCTCGCTGGGGCAGACTGTGCTGGCCACCGCCCTGCCGACCATCGTGGGTGAGCTCAGCGGCGTCGAACATATGGCCTGGGTGATCACTGCCTTCATCATGACTTCGACGATCACGATGCCGATCTACGGCAAGCTCGGAGACATGTATGGCCGCAAGCCGCTGTTCATCGTGGCGATCACGCTGTTCATCATCGGCTCGGCCGCCGGCGGAGCCGCTCAGGAGATGAATCAGCTCATCGCTGCCCGTGTGGTCCAAGGGCTGGGCGGCGGTGGCCTCATCCTGCTCTCTCAGGCGACGATCGCCGACGTCGTGCCCGCCCGTGAGCGCGGCCGCTACATGGGTGCCATGGGCGGAGTCTTCGCCTTCTCCTCGGTAGCGGGCCCGCTGCTCGGCGGCTGGCTGACCGCAGGGCCCGGCTGGCGCTGGACCCTCTGGATGAACGTTCCGCTCGGTCTGCTGGCGCTGATCATGGTGCTGCTGTTGCTGCGGCTGCCCACTCGCAGCCGCGGCGGCAACGGCCGGATCGACGTGACCGGCATGATGCTGCTGGCCGCAGCCACCTCGTCCGTGGTGCTGCTCTCCACATGGGGTGGGGTGGAGTACGCCTGGACCTCTCCGCTGATCCTGGGGCTGATCGGCGTCGCCGTCGTCGCCGCTGTGCTGTTCGTCGTCGTGGAGTGGCGTGCGCAGGAGCCGGTGATGCCGCTGCTGCTCTTCCGCAACCGGAACTTCCTGCTGACCATGTTCGCCGGGTTGATCACCGGTGTGGCGATGTTCGGGGCGCTGAGCTATATGCCCACCTACCTCCAGATGGTCACCGGCTACAGTCCGGCCGTGGCGGGGCTGCTGATGATCCCGATGATGGGCATGATGCTCACCACCTCCATCACGATGGGGCGGCGCACCGCCAAGACCGGGCGCTATAAGCGGATCATGGTGGTCGGCAGCCTGCTGACGGCGCTGAGCCTGGTGCTGCTCTCCACGCTGCATGCAGATACACCGGTGGTCCTCGAATGCCTCTACATGGGCATCATGGGGCTGGGCCTGGGCTGCACCATGCAGCTGCTGACGCTGGTGGCCCAGAACTCCTTCTCCCAGAAGCTGGTGGGAACGGCGACGGCGGGCCAGAACTACTTCCGACAGGTCGGGGCCACGCTGGGTTCGGCCGTGGTGGGTGCGCTCTTCGCCTCGCGGCTGGGAAGCCTGCTGGCGGAGAGGCTGCCCGCCGGAGCCGTCCAGGAGACCGACCTGGACCCGAGCTCGCTGACCCCGGAGGCCGTGGGGGAGCTGCCGGCCTCGCTGCACAGTGTGGTGATCGAGGGCTACAACGACGCCCTGGTCCCGCTGTTCCTCTGGATGGCGCCCCTGGTGCTGGTCAGCACTGTGCTGCTGCTGTTCGTGGAGGAGAAGCCCCTGGAGACCTCACTGGAACACTGACGCTGCGGCTCCAGCGGGACGCCCCGGCAGTCCACCCGCCCTCTTCTCCCGTACATCTGGGCTGAGTACTATATAAGCCACATGAATCGACGGCCCAGGAGGTGCCTCCACATCAGTGGACTCTGATCAACGCATGCCCCATCGGTATGCACTCTGCTGTGTGAATGTTCTGACCGGAACCCACGAGGTTCTCCCACCCTGGGAGCGGCATCGATGATCGCCGCTGTCCTCACCCTGCTTCTGGGCATCGTGGTGGTGCTTGTGATCATCGCGATCAACGGCTACTTCGTGGCCCAGGAGTTCGCGTACATGTCGGTGGACCGGAACCGGCTCCGTGCCCAGGCCGAGGCGGGAGACTCCGCGGCCGCGCGGGCGCTGAAGGTCACCGAGCGGACCTCCTTCATGCTCTCCGGCGCGCAGCTGGGCATCACCGTCACGGGCCTGTTGGTCGGCTATGTGGCCGAACCGCTGATCGGACGGTCATTGGGCACTCTGCTGGGCGTCACCGGCATCCCGGCCGCGGCGAGCATCGCTGTCACCACTGTGGGCGTGCTGGCAGTCTCCACAGTGGTGCAGATGATCTTCGGTGAGCTGTTCCCCAAGAACTACGCCATCGCCAATCCCGTCCCGCTCGCCAAGGGACTGGCGGCCTCGACCCGCATCTATCTGACGGTCTTCGGCTGGCTCATCTCCTTCTTCGACCTCTCAGCCAATGCGCTGCTGCGGCTGCTGCGGATCGAGCCGGTGCACGACGTCGACTCCAGCGCCACCGCCGCTGACCTGGAGCACATCGTCTCCTCCTCCCGCGAGGCCGGCGAGCTGCCCGAGGAGCTCTACCTGGTCCTCGACCGGGTGCTGGACTTCCCCGACCACGACGTGGAGCACGCCATGATCCCGCGGTCTCGGGCGGGGACGGTGCAGCCGCGCACCACGGTCGGCGAGGTCCGCGAGCTCATGGCCACTGAGCACACCCGCTATCCGGTGATCGATGAGGATGACCAGCCGGTCGGCGTCGTGCATCTGATCGACCTGCTGGGTACACAGCTGAGCGACCAGGAGACGGTCTCGGCGCTGATGCGTGAGCCGATCATCCTGCCCACGCTGATGCCTCTGCCGGATGCCGTGCGGCGCCTGGCTGAGACCAAGGCGCAGATGGGCTGTGTGATCGATGAGTACGGCGGCTTCGTCGGGGTGATCACCGTGGAGGACCTCGCCGAGGAGATCCTCGGAGAGATCACCGATGAGCACGACGACGGAAGCGATGAGCAGATCCGTGAGCTCGGCCCGGGGCGCTGGGAGGCCGAGGCGGACATCCACCTGGACGAGGTGGAGCGACGCCTGGGTCACCAGCTGCCCGACGGCGACTACGAGACCGTATCCGGACTGCTGATCGCCCAGGAGGGCGGACTGCTGGAAGAGGGTCGGATCATGCAGGTCGAGCTGCCGCCGGACCCGGCCGACTTCGTGGAGGATCCGGTGCGGCGGGCCGCGGAGATCCACGTGCTCAGCGTGGAGCGCAACGTTCCCTCGAGGATCGAGATCAGGCTGATCGAGGAGCATTCGGAAGAGGGTGATGCGGCATGAGTCCGCTGCTGACAGTCCTGGTGACTGCGGGGATCATCGTCCTCTCCGCGTTCTTCGTGATCATCGAGTTCTCGCTGCTGGCTGCCCGGCGGCACCGGCTGGAGGACTCTGCCGAGACCAAGGCCACCTCGCGGGCGGCGCTGCGCAGCCTCAACGAGCTGACGGTCATGCTCGCCGGTGCCCAGCTGGGCATCACTGCCTGCACCTTCGCGTTGGGTGCGGTGACCAAGCCTGCGGTCCACTATGCGCTGATGCCGGTTCTGGCGGCCTGGAACCTGCCGACCTGGCTGGCTGATGCCACAGCCTTCGGCGTCGCACTGGTGGGCGTGACCTTCCTGCACCTGGTGGTCGGGGAGATGGCGCCGAAGTCCTGGGCCATCGCTCATCCCGAGCTCTCCGCACGGATGGTGGCGCTGCCGGCGCGGGCGTTCATCCGGGCTTTCCGGCCCCTGCTGATGTGGATCAACGGGATGGCCAACCGGCTCGTGGCCGCCACCGGTGTGGAGCCGGTGGACCGTGCCGCGGCCGCCGGGTACGACGCTGAGACCATCGGCGGGCTCGTGGAGCATTCCACGCAGGTCGGTGTCCTGGATGAGGCCTCCGGCAGTCAGATCTCCAGCATCATCGGTCTGGAGAAGCTCACCGTGGATGACGTGCTGGCCACCCGCAGTTCGCGCCCCACTGAGGTCCCGGCAGGCTCCACAGTGGCGCAGGTGCAGCGGGCGGCACAGACCAGCGGGCACCTGCGGATCCTGATGGCTGCGCCCGACGGCGGGATCCCTGCGGTGATCCACATCCGCGACACCCTCCGAGCGCCGGCGGAGAGTCCGGCGGCGGAGATGGCGCGCACGCCGCTGGTGGTGGACTCCGGAGAATCGGTCTACGACACCTTCCAGACGATGCGTGAGAACGGCGAGCAGCTCGCCGTGGTCCAGAGCGAAGGGCGCGCATTGGGCGTGATCACCTGGTCCGATGTGCTCAATCAGGTCTGGCCCACCGTGGAGCGCCAGCTCTGAGGTGAGCAGTCTTGTCTCCCGGATCGCCCCGGGCTTCTCCTGAGATCAGGCGTGATGAGCCGATCTCCGGGAAGAGCCCGGGGCGATCTGCGTCTCTGGCCACATCCGGTACTCCGCACCCCTCCCGGAATAACTTCTCCTCCACTAAAGTTGAGTATTAGCGACTCAACTTTTCAGGTGGAGGCTGATCCACCGCCATCACGGGAGGAGCGATATGGACGTCAAACTCACCACCAAGTCTCAGGAGGCCGTCTCTGCGGCCGCGATGAACGCCAACACTGCGGGCAATCCGCAGATCGAGCCTGCCCACCTCCTCAAGGCGCTGATGGACCAGCGGGAATCGGTGGCCGTCGCGCTGCTCAAGGCCGCCGGCGCAGATCCCGACGCCGTCTCCACCCGCGCCTCCGCGGCGATCAGGTCCCTGCCCTCGACCAGCGGGGACTCGGTCTCCACGCCGCAGTTCTCCCAGGCCGGGCTCACTGCGATCCAGGCCGCCCAGGCAGAGGCCGATCAGTTCGGCGATGACTTCGTCTCCACCGAGCACCTGCTGCTCGGCGTAGCCGCCGACCGGGGCCCTGCAGGCCGCGCACTCTCCGAGAACGAGGCCACGCTCGAGGCGCTGAAGGCCGCGCTGCCGGGCATCCGCGGGGACCGTAAGGTCAACACGCCTGACCCGGAGGGCACTTTCGATGCTCTGGGCAAGTTCGGCACGGACCTGACCCAGCTCGCCAAGGATGGCAAGCTGGACCCGGTCATCGGCCGCGACGCCGAGATCCGCCGCGTGGTCCAGGTCCTCTCCCGCCGCACCAAGAACAACCCGGTGCTCATCGGTGAACCGGGCGTGGGCAAGACGGCCGTGGTCGAAGGTCTGGCCCAGCGCATCGAGCAGGGGGATGTCCCGGATGCGCTCAAGGGCAAGACGCTGATCTCGCTGGACTTGGGTGCGATGGTCGCCGGCTCCAAGTACCGCGGTGAGTTCGAGGAGCGGCTCAAGGCCGTCCTGGATGAGATCAAGTCCGCCGACGGGCAGATCATCAGCTTCATCGACGAGATCCACACTGTGGTCGGCGCCGGCGGCGGCTCCGAGGGTGCCATGGACGCGGGCAACATGCTCAAGCCCATGCTCGCCCGCGGCGAGCTGCGGCTCATCGGTGCCACCACCCTGGACGAGTACCGCGAGAACATCGAGTCCGACGCCGCCCTGGAGCGCCGTTTCCAGCAGGTCTACGTGGGGGAGCCCTCCGTGGAGGACGCGGTGGCCATCCTGCGCGGCATCAAGGAGAAGTACGAGGCCCACCACGGCGTCGAGATCTCCGACGCCGCCCTGGTCTCCGCCGCCAGCCTCTCCGACCGCTACATCACCAGTCGTCAGCTGCCGGACAAGGCCATCGACCTGATCGATGAGGCCGCCTCCCGGCTGAAGATGGAGATCGACTCGGACCCGGTGGAGATCGATGAGCTGCGCCGCGCCGTCCAGCGCCTGGAGGTCGAGCGTCAGTGGCTCACCAAGGAGGAGGACCCCGCCTCCCGCGAGCGCCTGGCCGCGCTGCAGGAGGAGCTGGCCAATAAGAAGGAACAGCTCGGTGAGCTCGAGGCCCGGTGGGAGACCGAGAAGGGTGCCCATAACCGAGCCGGCGAGCTGCGTGCCACCCGCGATGAGCTGAAGTCCCAGGCGGAGAAGGCTCAGCGCGACGGTGACTTCGCTGAGGCCTCACGCCTGCTCTACGGGGAGATCCCTGAGCTGGAGAAGGAGCTCGCCGCGGCGGAGGCCGCTGAGGCGGCCCCGGTCTCCGACAGTGACGCACCTGAGCGCATGGTTCCCGAGAAGGTGGATTCCGATGCCATCGCCGAGGTCATCTCGGCCTGGACCGGCATCCCCGCCGGGCGGCTGATGGCCGGCGAGACCGAGAAGCTGCTCCAGATGGAGGAGCTGCTGGGCTCTCGGCTCATCGGACAGCACCAGGCCGTGCAGTCGGTCTCCGACGCCGTCCGCCGTGCCCGCACCGGCGTGGCTGATCCGGACCGTCCCACCGGCAGCTTCCTGTTCCTGGGACCGACCGGTGTGGGCAAGACGGAGCTGGCCAAGGCGCTCGCGGAGTTCCTCTTCGACGACGAGCGCTCCATGGTCCGCATCGACATGTCCGAGTACTCGGAGAAGCACTCCGTGGCTCGACTGGTCGGTGCGCCTCCGGGCTACGTGGGCTTCGACGAGGGCGGGCAGCTGACCGAGGCTGTGCGGCGTCGTCCCTACTCCGTGGTGCTGCTGGACGAGGTGGAGAAGGCCCATCCCGAGGTCTTCGACATCCTCCTGCAGGTCCTCGACGATGGCCGGCTCACCGATGGGCAGGGCCGCACTGTGGACTTCCGGAACGTGGTGCTGATCCTGACCTCCAACCTGGGCAGCCAGTTCCTGG is part of the Nesterenkonia lacusekhoensis genome and encodes:
- the clpB gene encoding ATP-dependent chaperone ClpB, translating into MDVKLTTKSQEAVSAAAMNANTAGNPQIEPAHLLKALMDQRESVAVALLKAAGADPDAVSTRASAAIRSLPSTSGDSVSTPQFSQAGLTAIQAAQAEADQFGDDFVSTEHLLLGVAADRGPAGRALSENEATLEALKAALPGIRGDRKVNTPDPEGTFDALGKFGTDLTQLAKDGKLDPVIGRDAEIRRVVQVLSRRTKNNPVLIGEPGVGKTAVVEGLAQRIEQGDVPDALKGKTLISLDLGAMVAGSKYRGEFEERLKAVLDEIKSADGQIISFIDEIHTVVGAGGGSEGAMDAGNMLKPMLARGELRLIGATTLDEYRENIESDAALERRFQQVYVGEPSVEDAVAILRGIKEKYEAHHGVEISDAALVSAASLSDRYITSRQLPDKAIDLIDEAASRLKMEIDSDPVEIDELRRAVQRLEVERQWLTKEEDPASRERLAALQEELANKKEQLGELEARWETEKGAHNRAGELRATRDELKSQAEKAQRDGDFAEASRLLYGEIPELEKELAAAEAAEAAPVSDSDAPERMVPEKVDSDAIAEVISAWTGIPAGRLMAGETEKLLQMEELLGSRLIGQHQAVQSVSDAVRRARTGVADPDRPTGSFLFLGPTGVGKTELAKALAEFLFDDERSMVRIDMSEYSEKHSVARLVGAPPGYVGFDEGGQLTEAVRRRPYSVVLLDEVEKAHPEVFDILLQVLDDGRLTDGQGRTVDFRNVVLILTSNLGSQFLVDQSEEESARREKVMSVVNASFKPEFLNRLDDIVMFDPLSMEQLTSIVDLQISSLQERMASRRLTLEVTDAAKEWLGFTGYDPAYGARPLRRLVQREIGDQLAKLLLSGQVEDGDTVLVDRADLSLEEDSAHGLSVVRK
- a CDS encoding CNNM domain-containing protein, whose product is MSPLLTVLVTAGIIVLSAFFVIIEFSLLAARRHRLEDSAETKATSRAALRSLNELTVMLAGAQLGITACTFALGAVTKPAVHYALMPVLAAWNLPTWLADATAFGVALVGVTFLHLVVGEMAPKSWAIAHPELSARMVALPARAFIRAFRPLLMWINGMANRLVAATGVEPVDRAAAAGYDAETIGGLVEHSTQVGVLDEASGSQISSIIGLEKLTVDDVLATRSSRPTEVPAGSTVAQVQRAAQTSGHLRILMAAPDGGIPAVIHIRDTLRAPAESPAAEMARTPLVVDSGESVYDTFQTMRENGEQLAVVQSEGRALGVITWSDVLNQVWPTVERQL
- a CDS encoding MDR family MFS transporter, whose amino-acid sequence is MSAETQPVTGSTPMVSPEGEPDGRRLKLIFSALVMAMLMASLGQTVLATALPTIVGELSGVEHMAWVITAFIMTSTITMPIYGKLGDMYGRKPLFIVAITLFIIGSAAGGAAQEMNQLIAARVVQGLGGGGLILLSQATIADVVPARERGRYMGAMGGVFAFSSVAGPLLGGWLTAGPGWRWTLWMNVPLGLLALIMVLLLLRLPTRSRGGNGRIDVTGMMLLAAATSSVVLLSTWGGVEYAWTSPLILGLIGVAVVAAVLFVVVEWRAQEPVMPLLLFRNRNFLLTMFAGLITGVAMFGALSYMPTYLQMVTGYSPAVAGLLMIPMMGMMLTTSITMGRRTAKTGRYKRIMVVGSLLTALSLVLLSTLHADTPVVLECLYMGIMGLGLGCTMQLLTLVAQNSFSQKLVGTATAGQNYFRQVGATLGSAVVGALFASRLGSLLAERLPAGAVQETDLDPSSLTPEAVGELPASLHSVVIEGYNDALVPLFLWMAPLVLVSTVLLLFVEEKPLETSLEH
- a CDS encoding hemolysin family protein; the encoded protein is MIAAVLTLLLGIVVVLVIIAINGYFVAQEFAYMSVDRNRLRAQAEAGDSAAARALKVTERTSFMLSGAQLGITVTGLLVGYVAEPLIGRSLGTLLGVTGIPAAASIAVTTVGVLAVSTVVQMIFGELFPKNYAIANPVPLAKGLAASTRIYLTVFGWLISFFDLSANALLRLLRIEPVHDVDSSATAADLEHIVSSSREAGELPEELYLVLDRVLDFPDHDVEHAMIPRSRAGTVQPRTTVGEVRELMATEHTRYPVIDEDDQPVGVVHLIDLLGTQLSDQETVSALMREPIILPTLMPLPDAVRRLAETKAQMGCVIDEYGGFVGVITVEDLAEEILGEITDEHDDGSDEQIRELGPGRWEAEADIHLDEVERRLGHQLPDGDYETVSGLLIAQEGGLLEEGRIMQVELPPDPADFVEDPVRRAAEIHVLSVERNVPSRIEIRLIEEHSEEGDAA